One window of Chamaesiphon minutus PCC 6605 genomic DNA carries:
- a CDS encoding RNA-guided endonuclease InsQ/TnpB family protein, whose translation MRISFKTELKLNNYQRTQLARHAGVARHAWNWGLDLCKKILDYNRENPTEKLRFPSAIDLHKFLVKWVKVENPWYYEVSKTSPQYALRYLASAFSDFFRKKTANGRRVGFPRFKRKGQHDSFTLEGTIKVEHRWLQLPKIGVVKTYERLPQGLTPKTAIISRTADRWFVSFSYEVEPNTTAKLVGVCGVDLGIKTLATLSTGATFPNPQPYRQSQSRLARLQKAASRKVKGSNNRQKANLKVAKQHAKTANIRKDTLNKLTTHLAKNHSQVVIEDLNVSGMLSNHCLAKSIADLGMYEFRRQLTYKCELYGSELITVGRFFPSSKTCSCCGHIQDMLLKERVFNCQQCNITIDRDLNAARNLEHQALSCRTQTGGNLPFDAPLIVA comes from the coding sequence ATGAGAATCAGTTTTAAAACCGAACTAAAACTGAATAACTATCAAAGAACTCAACTGGCTAGACATGCGGGTGTAGCTCGTCATGCTTGGAACTGGGGCTTAGATCTGTGTAAAAAAATTCTCGACTACAATCGAGAAAATCCAACAGAGAAACTAAGATTTCCATCAGCGATCGATCTGCATAAATTCCTAGTCAAGTGGGTGAAGGTTGAAAACCCTTGGTATTACGAAGTATCCAAAACTAGCCCTCAATATGCGCTGAGATACTTAGCGAGTGCATTTTCTGATTTCTTTAGAAAGAAAACTGCGAATGGTCGGCGGGTGGGCTTTCCCAGATTCAAGCGCAAAGGTCAGCATGATAGCTTTACCTTGGAAGGGACTATTAAAGTTGAACATCGTTGGCTTCAATTACCAAAAATAGGAGTAGTAAAGACTTACGAACGATTGCCGCAAGGATTGACGCCTAAAACAGCAATAATTAGTCGAACCGCTGACCGTTGGTTTGTCTCTTTTAGCTATGAAGTCGAACCAAACACTACAGCTAAACTAGTTGGTGTTTGTGGTGTAGACTTAGGGATTAAAACACTAGCTACTTTAAGCACAGGTGCAACGTTCCCCAACCCTCAACCTTACCGTCAATCTCAATCCAGATTAGCTAGGCTTCAAAAAGCAGCTAGCCGCAAGGTTAAAGGCTCAAACAATCGACAAAAGGCGAATTTAAAAGTAGCCAAACAACATGCAAAAACTGCCAACATTCGTAAAGATACACTTAACAAATTAACTACTCACTTGGCTAAGAACCACAGCCAAGTAGTAATTGAAGATTTGAATGTATCGGGAATGTTATCCAATCATTGTTTGGCTAAGTCAATTGCAGATTTAGGTATGTATGAATTTCGTCGCCAATTAACTTATAAATGTGAGCTATATGGTAGTGAATTGATTACTGTAGGTCGCTTTTTTCCAAGTTCTAAAACTTGTTCTTGTTGTGGGCATATCCAAGACATGCTGCTCAAAGAACGTGTTTTTAACTGTCAGCAATGCAATATCACTATCGACCGCGATCTGAATGCTGCACGCAATCTAGAACATCAAGCTCTGTCTTGTCGCACACAAACGGGAGGGAACCTCCCGTTCGATGCGCCGCTTAT
- a CDS encoding IS607 family transposase, giving the protein MSSLTPQEAATLLGVTVRTLHRWELDGKIKSTRTAGGHRRYDIADLISNKSDTQLTVGYARVSSHDQKEDLTRQVIVLESYCAKHGWGFEVIQDLGSGMNYKKKGLIRLIKLITSYQVERLVLTHKDRLLRFGSDLIFTLCEQFGTEVIIINRSDDSTFEEDLASDVLEIITVFSARLYGSRSHKNKKIVEELKEVAKQL; this is encoded by the coding sequence ATGTCTAGTTTAACGCCACAGGAAGCAGCCACCTTACTCGGTGTAACGGTTAGAACCCTACACAGATGGGAACTTGATGGAAAAATCAAGTCCACTCGCACTGCTGGCGGTCATCGTCGGTATGACATAGCAGATTTAATTAGCAATAAATCGGATACTCAATTAACAGTAGGCTATGCCAGAGTTTCTAGTCACGACCAGAAAGAAGATCTAACTAGGCAAGTTATAGTTTTAGAAAGTTATTGTGCTAAACATGGCTGGGGGTTTGAAGTAATTCAAGATCTTGGCAGTGGAATGAACTATAAAAAGAAAGGACTAATTAGGCTAATCAAGTTAATTACATCTTATCAAGTTGAACGACTAGTTCTAACTCATAAAGATAGATTACTTAGATTTGGGTCAGATCTAATTTTCACATTATGCGAACAATTTGGAACAGAGGTGATAATTATCAATCGCTCTGATGATAGTACATTTGAGGAAGATTTAGCATCAGACGTACTCGAAATCATCACTGTATTTTCTGCTCGTTTATACGGTAGTCGTTCTCATAAGAATAAGAAAATAGTAGAAGAGTTAAAGGAGGTAGCAAAACAGTTATGA
- a CDS encoding DUF1778 domain-containing protein: MSSNLRTERLDIRLSPTAKRLLQAAAQSRHQTLSEFVLETALTEAESTLAERRQFSLNDKEWDAFQAALDAPPRTHPRLQQLLNTPSVFDRCP; the protein is encoded by the coding sequence ATGTCTTCTAATTTACGGACAGAAAGGCTAGATATTCGTCTTTCCCCAACTGCGAAGAGGTTGTTGCAAGCTGCGGCACAATCTCGTCATCAAACCCTCAGTGAGTTCGTACTGGAGACTGCTCTGACAGAAGCAGAAAGTACCCTAGCCGAACGAAGACAATTTAGTCTCAACGATAAAGAATGGGATGCTTTCCAGGCAGCTCTTGATGCTCCGCCTCGTACTCATCCCCGTCTGCAACAACTGCTAAATACGCCCAGTGTGTTCGATCGATGTCCCTAG
- a CDS encoding ribbon-helix-helix protein, CopG family encodes MSATTVSAHTSTEIAERIDAIAKSERRNRSQIVAMALELFVELPPQARAAWLKISTTGSDRELKTLIDKISRTIVDLQYETAREQAIAQIQLEHLEPLATEDDILAAAVRITKSK; translated from the coding sequence ATGTCAGCAACCACCGTCTCCGCCCATACCAGTACAGAAATTGCCGAGCGGATCGATGCGATCGCTAAATCCGAGCGACGCAACCGCTCCCAAATCGTCGCGATGGCGTTAGAGCTATTCGTCGAACTCCCCCCACAAGCACGCGCAGCTTGGCTGAAAATCAGCACCACTGGTTCCGATCGAGAACTGAAAACCCTGATCGATAAAATTAGCCGCACGATCGTCGATCTTCAATACGAAACAGCACGAGAACAGGCGATCGCCCAAATTCAGCTCGAACATCTAGAGCCATTAGCAACTGAGGACGACATTCTTGCCGCTGCCGTTCGCATCACCAAGTCAAAATAG
- a CDS encoding PIN domain-containing protein, translated as MLRLCLDLNIWVAALLADGKGRNNTASQYLVEVVRSGNSPAGSISLVVSWGMLDELRSVIIEHLNLSEETATSYTIAIEEYARLGTQLTLGGTGVIALRDTEDAHVLETAIAGRADFLVTANFRDFIVDRDTTISIPERHSFYYGAAHNLQIVHPYLMVEWLKSGKLPTIPPQHPANL; from the coding sequence ATGTTACGGTTGTGTCTGGACTTAAATATTTGGGTGGCAGCTTTACTCGCCGACGGCAAAGGTAGAAATAACACAGCATCCCAGTATCTCGTAGAAGTAGTCAGGAGCGGTAATTCTCCGGCTGGCTCGATTAGCTTGGTAGTGTCTTGGGGCATGTTGGACGAACTCAGATCTGTCATCATCGAGCATTTAAACTTGAGCGAAGAAACCGCCACCAGCTATACAATAGCGATCGAAGAATATGCCAGACTGGGAACGCAGTTAACGTTGGGCGGTACGGGAGTTATTGCTTTGAGAGATACAGAAGACGCTCATGTTCTCGAAACCGCGATTGCAGGTAGGGCAGATTTTCTAGTCACAGCCAATTTTAGAGATTTTATCGTCGATCGAGACACCACAATCTCCATTCCAGAGCGTCATTCATTCTATTATGGTGCGGCACATAACTTACAAATCGTTCATCCCTATCTCATGGTTGAATGGCTCAAAAGTGGAAAATTACCAACAATCCCGCCCCAACATCCCGCTAATCTTTAG